The proteins below come from a single Aegilops tauschii subsp. strangulata cultivar AL8/78 chromosome 6, Aet v6.0, whole genome shotgun sequence genomic window:
- the LOC141025821 gene encoding uncharacterized protein has translation MLVVKLKGVTLTEERCQRRFMYEEAWQQEESYDAAVLHGWRKGAGSQGLQGIEQALSDMQVHLTDWKTKKFGDVKRKIRKVRKEYEKERSNSLFRGPTRKEKDLARQLSELLHKEEILARQRSRADWLKAGDRNTGFFQACAAACKSINRIRSLQTADGEICETKEEIHAEVQQFYTGLYTAQEFTDVEAVLHHVPHKITEPMNERLMRPFREEEVKAALFAMGPTKAPGCDGFHAGFYQRHWELIGPDVTAAVLGFLKGGHMPATVNSTVIVLIPKECN, from the exons ATGCTAGTGGTGAAGCTGAAGGGAGTTACATTGACAGAAGAAAGGTGCCAACGCAGATTCATGTATGAGGAGGCGTGGCAGCAGGAAGAATCATATGATGCCGCTGTTTTACATGGGTGGCGCAAGGGGGCAGGTTCGCAAGGTTTACAGGGCATAGAACAGGCCCTTTCGGACATGCAAGTTCATCTTACGGACTGGAAGACAAAAAAGTTCGGAGATGTGAAGAGGAAAATTAGGAAAGTACGTAAGGAGTATGAAAAGGAGAGGTCCAACTCTCTGTTTCGGGGGCCGACCAGGAAAGAAAAAGACCTAGCCCGCCAACTTTCGGAGCTCCTTCATAAGGAGGAAATCTTGGCGCGACAGAGGTCGAGAGCAGACTGGCTGAAGGCAGGCGATCGCAATACGGGCTTTTTTCAAGCTTGTGCGGCAGCATGTAAGAGCATAAACAGGATTCGGAGCCTCCAAACTGCTGATGGAGAAATTTGCGAGACAAAGGAAGAGATTCATGCCGAGGTGCAGCAGTTTTATACTGGGCTGTACACGGCGCAAGAGTTTACAGATGTGGAGGCAGTGCTTCACCATGTACCTCATAAAATAACAGAACCAATGAATGAACGACTCATGAGGCCATTCAGAGAAGAAGAAGTGAAGGCTGCGCTCTTTGCTATGGGGCCGACGAAGGCGCCCGGATGTGATGGTTTCCATGCAGGTTTCTATCAGCGCCACTGGGAGTTGATAGGGCCGGATGTTACAGCGGCGGTCCTAGGTTTCTTGAAGGGAGGACATATGCCCGCTACGGTGAACAGCACGGTGATTGTGCTTATACCAAAG GAGTGCAATTAG